One genomic window of Hemitrygon akajei chromosome 1, sHemAka1.3, whole genome shotgun sequence includes the following:
- the LOC140729024 gene encoding uncharacterized protein, which yields MSAQQLKSSQHSPLLYSASGIMQNFWKYRIGDDSSNNGKKKLKLRGKELQSVPQEIFDLRELQVLEMSPKWESCLNYRMDTVPQKIGQLSALTVLNLDTNELRDIPPEIGALKNLETLTLSNNQLICLPVEIEKLQKLQSLHLANNNFLEIPGQVCQLRRLTFLDACDNKIKFIPHSVCNLKSLQTMLLYFNALQSLPDSICSLTNLRTLWLGNNSLRSLPIQFGHLVNLDWGSSHSSANFEGNPLESPPPKVCSGGPEEISRFFAM from the coding sequence ATGTCTGCACAGCAATTGAAATCCTCTCAGCACAGCCCATTACTTTACTCTGCCAGTGGCATCATGCAAAACTTTTGGAAGTACAGGATTGGGGATGATTCCTCTAACAATGGCAAGAAGAAATTAAAGCTAAGGGGCAAAGAGCTACAATCAGTTCCTCAGGAGATATTTGACTTGAGGGAGCTTCAAGTGCTGGAGATGAGCCCAAAATGGGAAAGCTGCTTGAATTATAGGATGGACACTGTCCCTCAAAAAATTGGTCAGCTGTCTGCCCTTACTGTGCTGAATTTGGACACCAATGAACTGCGAGACATCCCACCTGAGATCGGAGCCCTGAAAAATCTGGAAACTCTGACCCTCAGTAACAACCAACTGATCTGCCTGCCTGTTGAGATAGAAAAGCTGCAGAAGTTGCAGAGCTTGCATCTGGCCAACAATAATTTCCTGGAGATCCCTGGCCAGGTGTGCCAGCTCCGCCGCTTGACATTTCTGGATGCCTGTGACAACAAGATAAAGTTCATCCCTCACAGCGTTTGCAACCTGAAGTCTTTGCAGACGATGCTACTGTATTTTAATGCATTGCAGAGCCTGCCTGATTCTATCTGCAGTCTCACAAACTTGCGCACCCTCTGGCTAGGAAATAATAGCCTAAGGAGCCTTCCCATCCAATTTGGGCACCTCGTCAATCTTGATTGGGGCTCCAGCCACTCTTCTGCAAACTTTGAGGGCAATCCACTCGAATCCCCTCCTCCTAAAGTATGCAGTGGTGGACCTGAAGAGATCAGTCGTTTCTTCGCTATGTGA